Sequence from the Cenarchaeum symbiont of Oopsacas minuta genome:
AAAAAAGATCACATTATAGGATTTAATGAAAAAGGTATACTTGAAAACACATGGATAAACGGAGGAATTTATCATCTTGGTAGAGAAATGCTTGCAGATATTCCTACAAAAGGTAACATCGAGGATACGACATTTCCAAAGTATGCCAAAGCAGGAAAACTGTACGTCATGCAGTTTAAAGGTAAAAGATGGTTTTCTATTGATTCACACAAAGATCTTGAAAAATGCTCCAATGTGATACACAAGATGATCAAAGGTTAGGCTCCGTGCATATGTAGAGTGGTCATCACATATGCAATCTCGGATGCAAATCCATCATCATTATTTAATTTTTGCATATATTCTAGTGCACATCCAAAAAATTCTTTTGCTGCATATTTAGAATAATCATCTCCCATGCCTATCTTTTCGCACACAGCTTATAATGTCTAGTGCAAGTAAACATTCGCGTGAGAATCTCATATAGCTTGGGTTCAATTTTGAACATCGATGAGGTACTTGAATGTGCCACATACATAGACCGTATGAAGAATCAGCCCGATACTATATGGATTCCAGAAACTTGGGGAATGGAAAATTTTGCCACGGTGGCAGCCGTGTCGCAGAGGGCACATATACCACGAATTGGATCATCTATAATCAACGTATATTCACGCACTCCAGCTCTTGTTGCCATGGGTTCTGTAACTATTGATAAAATTACAGATGGAAGATTTGTTCTAGGTCTTGGAGCAAGTAGTAAACCAATAGTTGAAAGATTCCACGGTGTAAAATATACAATGCAACTTGACCGTATGAGAGAATACATAGATATCATACGATTGGCATTTTCTGGTAAACGAATTGATTATGATGGAAACTTTTTCAAACTGCGTGGTTTTAAACTTCTTTCAAAATCATCCCGTGCTAGTATACCAATATACATTGCAGCTGTAAATAAAAAAATGGTTGATTTATGCTGGCAGATCGGTGATGGCGTAATATTTTATCTACGTCCGCTTGAAGAGTTGAAAAATACATTATCACATATGCAAACAACAAAAAAGATAGATGTAGCTTGTCAAATAATCACAGCAGTATCAAATGATAGTGAAAAAGCAGCAGAACGGGTAAAAACCACACTAGCTTTTTACGTGGCAGTTGGTGCAGTGTATAGAGATTTTTTAGCAAAGAATGGATTTAAAGAAGAAGTTTGTGCAATATATGAACAGTATAAAAAAACTGGATTGGACAATCTACATCAAACTGTACCAGAAAAAATGATTCGTTCACTTGCCATTTTTGGATCAGCTGATGAATGCTTTGAGAATATGAAAAGATTTTACAATGCAGGAATAGATCTTCCAATTGTACAATTCAACCCAGTTGGTGACGTAATGGAATCCTTTAAACTTGCACATTCTGCATTTACTGGCGGAGATCGTAGCTGAATCCTGTTGCATGTATAGCATACGGAGGGACACGTTTCTCACATAGTGGATCTGCAAAATCACATATGTTAAAAGCAGTACAAAGCCTTTTTGCATCAACGCCTACATTGAAATCTAACGAGATTGATGGCGTTCTAGTATCAACAAATGAAAATTCAAAGTATCTTGCAGCAGAGATCTCTGAATCTTTAGGAATACGACCAAAACATGCACACACTGTTGAAAATCTCTGCAGTTCTGGCTCTAATGCAATAGTCTCCGCATATGCATACATCAGAGCAGGACTTGCAGATATGATAATGGTCATCGGTGCAGATGAGAGCAATGGTCCAGGGCAAGTTTTAGATGCGGATATATCAAGAGGAAGGTTTTCCCATCCGATATACTGGGCATCACTTTTTACTGCATCATACAAACGCAGGTATGGAATAAACGCAGAACATATTGCCACAGTCTCTGCAAAAAATCATATGCATGCAAAAGATAATCCTCTTGCACTATATTCTAAAGAATATTCTGTTACAGATATTCTTGAATCAAAAGAGATAACATCCGATATACACCTATACGAATGTTCTAGAATATGTACTGGAGCTTCTGCAGTATTGCTTGCTTCTCAAAATATGATAAAACGTTTAGAATGTAAAAATCCTGCATGGATAACCGGTGTTGGAGGAGAGACGGATTCAGCTAGTGTATCACATATTTGGGATTTTTCATCATTACATTCTGCATCTGTTGCCGCACATGATGCTATGAACATGGCAAAAATATCTCCGGATGATATTGACGTTGCAGAGGTACACGATGCGTTTGCCATCTGTGAACCTATGGCATTAGAAGCAGTTAAAATGGCTGACAGAGGTCGTGGCGTAGAATTATCAAACGAGTTGTATACAACACGCAACAAAATGATAAACCCTCGTGGAGGTCTTATTGGATCAGGGCATCCGATAGGTGCAACTGGTGTTGCACAGATGGCAGAGATTACAGCACAGGTTACAGGGTCTGCAGGTTTGAGACAAGTACAAGGAGCAAGAATAGGTCTAGTACAAAACATGTCTGCAGCTGCCACATCATCAACGGTTTTGGTGTTAAATTGTGAGCTTTGAAGAATCTATATCCAATGGCATATTTGTCATACCATGGTGTCCTGTATGCAGACTACCTTCTTGGCCACCTAGAAGTTTATGTCACAGATGTTTTGGGAATGTGGATTTAATATCATCTGCAGGTCAGGGTCAAATTATAGAATATTCGCGCGATGATGTGGGGTATTTTTGTTTGACAGAATTTGAAGAGGGAGTACGTCTCTTATGCCGCATGCTCGGAACTGGAACTCCTAAATGCGGGGATATGGTCACTCTTGAAGAATGTGGGCGAGATTCTGATGGTTATTTTTTTAACATTCGACTTTAGGTTATTGTAAAATAACCTGTGAGATAAATACAAAGTTTGCAATAAATGACAATATGGTAAATACAAGAGGGAAAAATGATAAAAAAACCAATGCACATATCTCAAAAACCCGTAGACAACGAGGATATAACTGGGAGGACACACTTGTAAAACGTATCAATGCATCAGATGGTTGGTCAGCTATGCGACTTGGATCACCAAGTATTGGTTTGCCTGATGTAATGGCAATAAGTACAAAATATGATTCAGTGTATACCATCGAGGCAAAATCAGGCACTGTCAACTTGTTACCTGTTCCAGCTGATCAAATAGAAAAATGTAAAAAAATTATAAATGTTTTTGACAAATATACCAATCGTAAGATTGTCCTAGCATTCAAATTTCTCTCAAAAAAACGTATTGGGAAAAGCAAATATGAATGGCGACCAATGCGCGAATATTATAAAATATGGAAAAATGATCAAACAGCATACGAATGTGTCTGCACTTATGATGGACGTATCTATCTACGTAAAAACAAAAAACGTGTAGATATTACACTAGAAGATTGTAATGTTCCATTTGAAACTAGAGATGTTATGACAAATTTGAATATGTAAAATCAAATTTAGCTAGATCTATTTACAAATGTTGACAAATATCTTGTATGAAATATAGAATCGTTTTTAAGTATATGATGAATATAATACATATGGAAAAAGACGACGTGATTCATTCATTGCTAGAGTCAAAAGAATTGGATTCTGAAAACAGATCAATGTCAGATGAATTTGTTGATGAGCATATAATTACAAGTCGAGATTTTGCTGGTAAAAAAGAGATGAAGATAAAAATAATAGAGGTTTCAGATGAAACACCTCCTTCTGCATGGAAGCTTGGAAATAGAGTAAAGATTGACAAAATACTTGTCACGATAAAGCATACAGATACACAAAAAATAGAAGAGGCAGAATTTGACATAAAATCTATTGAAAAAGAGATTGCAGAAAAACGTCACTATTCATCTACCAATCGATGGGTTCCAATGTCAGATATAAAAAATGGCTACATAGTAAATACACGTCATACCACTTTAATCAGTGACGCAGTAGCGTTGGATTACATTACGTTTTAAAATAATTAGATAGTGTTGATTGATCACGTATGGTTAATCCATCTCTCTCACGTCTACTTGATCTAAAAAAGTGCATCATTACTTACTCTAGAGTATCTTTGGTTATATCGATCAAAATATTTCAAATTACAAGTGACAAAGTGAATAAATTTTTTTCTCATTGGCATAAGATCTGAATCTGCCACGTCAGCGATAACTTGAGAATAGTCTCACGATCGTATGAGGTCACGTCCCTGCCCATAATTATCAAGAAGGTTCTGTATTTACGTACAAAAATACAGAGTAGCTGACCTCGTACTCACGATCTATTATTAGATCTTTATCAAATGTTATGAGCATGAGAGGAGATTGGATATAAAATGTTGTACTTTGTAGATCAGGTGTGGCTCCCGCAAAAAATATGAACCCCACGATAAAAAGAAAGATTAGCATAAATTTACCAAGGGTTATGTGAGTGGATCGCTTCATGGTATGCATATCAAATTAAAAGTATAATAGGATAAAATTGAAGGTGTTAATATACTCGGCTGTACAGGCTGTATGAAGTCACATCATGACTAACAAATTAGTCAACAACACACGATCATATAGATAAGTATTATCAATAACCAATCCATTCCATGAGTCGACGTCCGACAAACAGTGAATGGGAAGAATGCATGAGAGTTTATACAGAAAAGACGAATGAAATAATATCAAAATTGACACATCGGGTTGGTGTACTGAATAAAAAAATAAACTTCTCTAGAATCGACTTGCATATTACGAAAACCCCAACTCTCTACACGCTCACTTGAATATTTGAAAGAAAACGCAAGGCAAGAGAAAACGGCGAATTACCACACGAGATTGAATATTAGTTTGGGCATGATGTATCACATACAAGAAAAATGTTACAGTAATCATGAACAAGAGTCGCGGTGCATATGTTATGAACAAATTTGATGGTGTTGCAGTAACTGGTGGGTATCGAGTGTACAAGAGCGAGGAATGCATTAGTGATGCTAGGTTCACGAGCTGCGTGCTACTAAACATATGGTGATTAGACATGGTGTGGCATATCAGAAACTCTATGAAGAGATGTTCATACTGTTTGAGAATGCCAAAAACTATGCCAATTATAGTGCATGAGTCAGGTGTGCATTTGAATACACATTTGATCGTATGTTGGATGGATATAGTAATTTTGAAATGCAAAGTCTGATCAAACGGTTAAAGAATACAACAGAAACTTTGCATTTATTGAGCATAAAGACATTCCACCTACAAACAATGCTGCCGAGTGTAATGTTGTGGTTCGCCGTATGATAAGCGGTCAGATCAGGATCTATGAAAAGAATGTCCAACCTTCTAACGTGTATTTGGACATGAAAGGCACACGGTAAAAACGTCTTTGAAGAGGTGCTACGTATTGTTTAATAGATGACCTCACGAATATTTGGCAAAAAGGTTTTTTAATGTAAAAATCAAATATATGTTATAAAATGATCTCAAAGGACATCAACATCAATGATACCACGTATAGACTATCATTGACCGATCAGGTGATATATCACGTAAACAACCTCAAAAGCCTCTACGAAAAGGCATATGATGATCCAGAGATCTTTGAACAGATCAGCTCAGAGATCTCTTCAACCATAAACGAGATTGCATTGGCAATAGAACCAAAAGCTTCAGACAGCGACCTTGATGGTATTATACAAGAGATCATAAAGATCACAGACAGCAAGGCAGCAGAGCTACAAAACGAGATCTCCAATCAAGAATCCAAGCGTAAAAGATCTAGATCTAAAAAATAGCTGACGCAGACAATATATGACGGTGTTTTTCATAATTGCGAGGTCGGATATACAATATGGCAGGATGCGAATGTGGAATATGTGGACATTTTTCAGATGAAGAGTGTCGTGAAAAAGAGTGCAAGTGTTGCATAAACTTTCACATTAGATCAGGTCCAAAGACAGACTAGTTGTAGCAACCACATTTTTTAGTAATATGTCTATGACATCCAATAACATAATGATGAGTGCAACCACATAAAATACACTTTTTTTTCATATGGTATCCATATCTTCAAGTGTTATGTACATCTGTTTAACTAGTTTTGATTCTTCAAAAGCTTCAAGTATTTTAATACGAATGTTCTTGAGTCTATTTGGATCATCGCTGTACAGACCATACAACATATCTATCTCTTGTGTAAAATCATATTCTGTAAATTTTCTGCATTTTTTTGCCATATTAACGAGTGTCTCATTTGTAATCTTTGAGGTGGTTATTCTATCTGCAAGTGCAACTGACAATCCAACTGAACGATGCCATTCGCGCCGTATGATATCAAGATCACCAGGTTTGTTGTCAAGTGATTCAAGTGTTTTATGAGAGAGGATCAAGTCACGTGTAATACCTTCCACATATTCAAATATTGTTACCATGTGGTGTCATCGTCTGCACCATTATAAGTATAATTTGTACACAATAACGTTTTGTTATGCTTTAATACAGTATCAAAGATTGAACTATTGTTGCAAAATGCATATCTGAAATGTATAGGTGATGGTTGTGGATTAGAATATCCAATAACTGAAAAACGTGTAGAATGCAAAAAAGGACATCTACTTGATGTAAAATATTCAGATATGCCACACAAGGACTTGAAAGAGACGTTTCTGAATAGAAGAAACTCTAGTGGTAATATCTTTGATGAAAGTGGAGTGTGGAGGTTTCGAGAATTATTTAATTTTTGTCAAATAGATACCAATGATTATGATAAATGTGCCAAATATTTGGTTTCATTAGATGGTTCCGAAGGCAGACAATCAAAACCATACAAGATGGTCAAAGTCGCCGAATATACTAATGCATCCTCTAATGGGTTATGGTTACAGCCTGAAGGATACAATCCTAGTGGATCTTTCAAAGATAATGGTATGGCTACGGCAGTTACACATGCAAAGCTAGTTGGAGTGAAAAAAATAATATGTGCATCCACAGGAAATACATCTGCATCTGCAGGCATGTTTGCCGCGAATGAAGGGATGGGTTGTGATGTATACATACCTTCAGGTCAAGTTGCACCTGGAAAGCTAAGTCAAGCATATCAATTTGGAGCACAGATAATAAATGTAGATGGGAACTTTGATGATGCATTACAACAGTCTTTGGTGAATGCTTCAAAAGGCTCAGGATATACAGTAAATTCAGTAAATCCGTTCCGTATTGAAGGACAAAAAACTATCATCTATAGAGCTCTCGAATATTTACATTGGGATGTACCAGATTGGATTGTATATCCAGGCGGAGCTCTTGGTAATACATCGAGCTGCGGTAAAGCAATAATGGAACTTTATGAATGGGGATGGATTAAAAAGATTCCACGTATTGCTGTAATTAATGCAAAAGGTGCAAATACATTAGATGCTTTATACAATAATGACAACAATCCATTACGCTGGAACAAAGGGAGACCAAATGAAGATATGATTAAAAAATATTATCAAGATTTAGACAAGACTGGTTCACGACCCGATACAAAGGCCACTGCAATACAGATTGGTCGACCTGCAAACATCCTAAAGGCATTACGTGCTTTGGAATATACAAATGGTATAGTTACCACGGTAAACGATTCAGAGATGCTTGATGGTATGTCCATTGTTGGTCTCAACGGATTCGACTGTGAGATGGCGTCTGGAGCTTCACCGGCAGGAATAAAAAAACTGATTAAAGACGAAGTGATGAAAAAAGATGATCGCATTATTGGGATATTAACAGGACGTCAAAAAGATCCTTCAATGCCGGTAAATTATCACAATGATGCATCAAATGAATTTGCACGACCACCGCTCACATAGTCTAAAAAGATTAAACGTGTTTTTATCTAGGCATTCTAGAAAATTGTCAGGTGTAAACATTCTTGGTAAAAGATCATAGATTGTAGAATCTCCATGATGCTAGCTCAATATATCCACAGATTAATGTCAAGATTTATTGAAAATATCATAATGATCGAGTTTTTCAGAGTATGAACTACAGACGTCTAGACAAGTCAGAGTAGAAATGTTATCAAAAGTGAGATGATATGCATGAATAAATCTAGTATAATACACGTACTGCTAGCTAGCAAAAAACCTTAAAAGACGCATATATCCATGTATATACGAGCGAATAACGGTGGATGATAATCCAGAAAACGATAATTGGACACATATACAAATTTTGCGGTGGATTATTTGGTAGACATTTGGGTTGAAATTCTATTGCTTGCAGTATTAATTGCGCTCTCGGGTTTTTTTAGTGGGTTAGAAGTAGCACTAGTCGGCACTTCAAAGTCAAAGGTTATGCAGATGTTGATTAAAAATGTAAAAGGCTCAAAGGCCTTGCACAAGCTAAAATCAAATCCAGGATGGATGATGTCTAGTGTAAATCTTGGCAACAACATGGTAAATGTGGCAGCTTCGGCAATTGCAACAAGTATCTCGATTAGATTTTTTGATAGCAACGGCTTGGCAATAGCCATAGGTCTTATGACATTTCTTATACTAGTCTTTGGAGAGATTACACCAAAAACATACTGTAATGCAAATGCCACAAAAATAGCTTTAAGATTTTCGCCAGTATTACTTGTGTTCGGATATGCACTGTATCCCATAGTAAAGATATTCGAATGGATAACACGTGCAATGGTACGTCTCACAGGTAGTAGATATGCGCCGCCACCAATTACTGAAGATGAGATAAAAGATGTGGTGGATTTGGGATTAGCAGAAAAAGCTATTGAAGAAGATGAGCGAAGAATGGTTCACGGTGCACTTGAATTCGATGATACTCCAGTACGAACTGTAATGATTCCTAGACTTAAAATGTTCATGCTGAACTCAAAGGTATTACTCTTTGAAGCATTACATGACATAAATCAAAGTGGTCACTCGCGCATACCCATATTTGATGAAAATCAAGACAACATTGTTGGATTTGTGCATGTTCGAGATATGTTAAAGCAGATGGAAGATGGAGAAAAGATGGTTACACTTGCTCAAATAGCAAGAGAGCCTGTATTTGTATCTCAAGAAAAGACAGTAGCTGCATTACTAAAAGAGATGCGCGGTCGCAAGGTACACATGGCAATAGTAATTGATGAACATGGTGGTGTCGAAGGTCTTGTAACTTTGGAGGATCTTTTAGAAGAGATTGTTGGCGAGATAGAAGATGAGAGTGACAAGACTCCACAAGTACAGTATACAAAGATAGATGATGATACAATTATAGCAAACGGTAGCATGGAGATAGATGCCATAAACGAGATATTTAACACGTCCATTGCAAAAGGTGTAGATTATGCAACCTTGAATGGTCTATTACATGAAAAACTAAAAGACATACCACAAGAAGGTGATAAAATACATGAAGGATCTCTTCGAATTGTGGTCGAAAAGGTTAGCGGCAACATCCCCGAACGCGTAAAAATTGAGCGAAGATCCTAGATAAAGTGATTTTGCAATTGGGATTTTTTTTCTGCCATATGAAAGAGTGATTCAGTATGTGCTGCAGCATCATCATAGTTGCGGTCATAAAGCATGGCTTGCATGAGCATATGGTTTTCAGGTATAACAATTCCCGTTTGATCATCAGAGTACATAATTTGTACAGTATCTCCAATTGTATCTGTCATGTTTGCATGTATGTGCACCATATTTGTATCAGTAAAAGAATATCCCAGCGAGTCTGCATATTCTCTTACTTTACGTGTTCCAGTAGCATTTTGTAATATTGCCACACCAGGTTCCAAATCAAAGATCGCATGTATTTCAGCAGGATCTGGTGCTGTGTCAGTAAAACGGACATCTAAGATATGTAGATGCATCTGTCTAGTTGGCACCTTTATGGCACGCAAAAAAAGCGGAGTCTCTTTTCCCATGTATGCTTTAACATCATCTGCATGATGAGGTTTTTGCGTCATCTCTATGGTGTCGGGTACATTTTTTTCAGTCTGTTCAATATCTGCCCATCTACGCACAAGCGTCACATCAAATCGCACAAGTCTCGAGCCGTATTTATCACGTAGAGGCTGCAGTATTCTCCCCATACCAGTTACGTTACAGCTACCCTGCATCACATGTTTTTTTCCAATTACCTGCATATGATTTGAGCGTGAGTTGTACAGGAAATTTGATACAGCTCTCTCTCCAAATATACTCTCACCTCCCTGATATATTGCAGATATGTTTCTAGGCTCGTAAAAGTTTTTTTTGTTAATATATCCAGTACCACTAGGTGATGCATCTATTACCAAATCACATCGATCTAGTGCAGATTCTATGCTTCCAGATATGTTGGTACCATCAAAGTTGGCAAGTTTTACCTCTGGAACATAAACATTATAGCCACGGGATTTTGCAAGTTTTACTCCAGATCCTGGCGAGTGTTTTCCTATACCAATTAGATCAATTTCTGGATCATCTGAAATAAAAGATGCAATACGTTTTCCAATAGAACCGTATCCGTTTATGAATACTCTTTTTACCATGATCTATTTTTACTAATCCGCTTAATTAGATTAACGTGTCATATCGCATGCACACAAAACGGCTAAATTACATACACTGCACTCATACTATATGATTATTCATGGTCCTTCGCTTACAATTGGAGCTACAGTGGCAGTAGCAATCATGTTGATCGCATTTATTGCATTAAATGACGCTGAAATGCCACTAAATTCTATAGATGTCCCACCTGCCAAAATTGATGTTGCCACGCTTGTGGAGAATGGCTCGCCACGTCTTGGAGATGAAAAAGCACCTGTAACGATAATTGAATTTGGAGACTATCAATGCTTTTTTTGTAACAAGTTTTATCACGATACTGAAAAAAGACTAATTTCAGAGTTTGTTGATACAGGCAAGGTATCCATAATATTCAAAGACTTTATAATAATTGGTCAAGATTCTGTCAACGCAGCCATAGGAGCAAGGTGTGCTACCGAGCAAGAGATGTTTTGGGAGTATCATGATATATTATATGAAAATTGGGACGGAGAGAACACTGGGTGGGCATCTATGACGCATCTAAAAGAATTTGCGATAGATATAGGCCTAAATGAACAAGAATGGCTTGATTGTGTACAGTCTAATAGACATGTTAAATCATTAGATGCAAGTAATAATGATGCTATAGCAGTTGGACTTTCTGGAACTCCAGCGTTTTTTATAATTGGATCCGATAATAGTGTAGTTGCGTTAAGTGGAGCACAACCCTACGAGGTCTTTGAACGTATAATAAACGAGCAATTGTGAAATATTGATCAATCCATATATTCAAAATTGATTTGGCATAAATTTTATGTGTTAATATAGCTGTACACGAATATGTGCAAATTTGATCGCATTGTAGTTAAATACACTAGTGATCTTTATAAACAAATTTTTTGACCCATGTATACATGATCGCAGGAATAGATGATATTTCAGTATACATACCAAGATTGTATTTTGACGCAAATGATTATGCAGAGTTACGTGGTGTCGATGCCACAAAATTGCAAAAAGGACTTGGCGTATACAAGATGGCTATTGTGGACAGTAATCAAGATCCAGCATGTCTTGCTGCAAACGCATGTCTAAAAATAATGCAACAAAATCGTCTCTCTCCAGAAGACATAGGACGGTTGTACGTATCTACAGAATCTTCATTTGATGAATCAAAAGCCATGAACTCATATGTTGTTGGAATGTTGGAGCAGATATACGGACAGGGAACATTCGAGCACTGTGGTGGCATCGAGACAAAATTTGCATGTGTAAGTGGCTCTTATGCATTATATGATAATACAAACTGGATCAGAGCAGGTGAAGCAGAAGGAAAATATGCTCTAGTTGTGGTCTCAGATATTGCCAAATATGATCTAGGCTCTTCTGGTGAGATGACACAGGGAGCAGGCGCTGTGGCAATGTTGTTAAATGACAAACCACGTCTTCTTGCATTTGATCCAAAGGTTACTGCAACTTCGATAAAAGATGAGTATGATTTTTACCGTCCATTTGGAAAAGAGACTCCAATAGTTCACGGTCAGTATTCAAACATGTTGTACCTCATCCAAGTAAGAAAAGCATTAGAGACGTACAAGAAAAAGGTAAAATCTTATGGAATAAT
This genomic interval carries:
- a CDS encoding 3-hydroxy-3-methylglutaryl-CoA synthase, translating into MIAGIDDISVYIPRLYFDANDYAELRGVDATKLQKGLGVYKMAIVDSNQDPACLAANACLKIMQQNRLSPEDIGRLYVSTESSFDESKAMNSYVVGMLEQIYGQGTFEHCGGIETKFACVSGSYALYDNTNWIRAGEAEGKYALVVVSDIAKYDLGSSGEMTQGAGAVAMLLNDKPRLLAFDPKVTATSIKDEYDFYRPFGKETPIVHGQYSNMLYLIQVRKALETYKKKVKSYGIIEVGDDESILDYIDYLNMHLPYSNMGKKALAYLIRHEWRTLPRWKSMLDKIGMTEPIPKDPRGTIESVLGDQEFMEKDHEFQKRFTKIPEYVQVYESKMASSLLASSMIGNLYTASLYLSFRSTLEFEYQKGVDLESKRFGFGSYGSGSSAMIFSGVVQPEYNKIVSRMNLETDMGSRMRLTLEQYEQVHGNKLSISESILEPKKEFVLAHVKTNPESRGERRYVYRE
- a CDS encoding glyceraldehyde-3-phosphate dehydrogenase; protein product: MVKRVFINGYGSIGKRIASFISDDPEIDLIGIGKHSPGSGVKLAKSRGYNVYVPEVKLANFDGTNISGSIESALDRCDLVIDASPSGTGYINKKNFYEPRNISAIYQGGESIFGERAVSNFLYNSRSNHMQVIGKKHVMQGSCNVTGMGRILQPLRDKYGSRLVRFDVTLVRRWADIEQTEKNVPDTIEMTQKPHHADDVKAYMGKETPLFLRAIKVPTRQMHLHILDVRFTDTAPDPAEIHAIFDLEPGVAILQNATGTRKVREYADSLGYSFTDTNMVHIHANMTDTIGDTVQIMYSDDQTGIVIPENHMLMQAMLYDRNYDDAAAHTESLFHMAEKKSQLQNHFI
- a CDS encoding hemolysin yields the protein MDYLVDIWVEILLLAVLIALSGFFSGLEVALVGTSKSKVMQMLIKNVKGSKALHKLKSNPGWMMSSVNLGNNMVNVAASAIATSISIRFFDSNGLAIAIGLMTFLILVFGEITPKTYCNANATKIALRFSPVLLVFGYALYPIVKIFEWITRAMVRLTGSRYAPPPITEDEIKDVVDLGLAEKAIEEDERRMVHGALEFDDTPVRTVMIPRLKMFMLNSKVLLFEALHDINQSGHSRIPIFDENQDNIVGFVHVRDMLKQMEDGEKMVTLAQIAREPVFVSQEKTVAALLKEMRGRKVHMAIVIDEHGGVEGLVTLEDLLEEIVGEIEDESDKTPQVQYTKIDDDTIIANGSMEIDAINEIFNTSIAKGVDYATLNGLLHEKLKDIPQEGDKIHEGSLRIVVEKVSGNIPERVKIERRS
- a CDS encoding protein disulfide-isomerase, with translation MIIHGPSLTIGATVAVAIMLIAFIALNDAEMPLNSIDVPPAKIDVATLVENGSPRLGDEKAPVTIIEFGDYQCFFCNKFYHDTEKRLISEFVDTGKVSIIFKDFIIIGQDSVNAAIGARCATEQEMFWEYHDILYENWDGENTGWASMTHLKEFAIDIGLNEQEWLDCVQSNRHVKSLDASNNDAIAVGLSGTPAFFIIGSDNSVVALSGAQPYEVFERIINEQL
- a CDS encoding Holliday junction resolvase, coding for MVNTRGKNDKKTNAHISKTRRQRGYNWEDTLVKRINASDGWSAMRLGSPSIGLPDVMAISTKYDSVYTIEAKSGTVNLLPVPADQIEKCKKIINVFDKYTNRKIVLAFKFLSKKRIGKSKYEWRPMREYYKIWKNDQTAYECVCTYDGRIYLRKNKKRVDITLEDCNVPFETRDVMTNLNM
- a CDS encoding luciferase family protein encodes the protein MNIDEVLECATYIDRMKNQPDTIWIPETWGMENFATVAAVSQRAHIPRIGSSIINVYSRTPALVAMGSVTIDKITDGRFVLGLGASSKPIVERFHGVKYTMQLDRMREYIDIIRLAFSGKRIDYDGNFFKLRGFKLLSKSSRASIPIYIAAVNKKMVDLCWQIGDGVIFYLRPLEELKNTLSHMQTTKKIDVACQIITAVSNDSEKAAERVKTTLAFYVAVGAVYRDFLAKNGFKEEVCAIYEQYKKTGLDNLHQTVPEKMIRSLAIFGSADECFENMKRFYNAGIDLPIVQFNPVGDVMESFKLAHSAFTGGDRS
- a CDS encoding Threonine synthase, which encodes MLCFNTVSKIELLLQNAYLKCIGDGCGLEYPITEKRVECKKGHLLDVKYSDMPHKDLKETFLNRRNSSGNIFDESGVWRFRELFNFCQIDTNDYDKCAKYLVSLDGSEGRQSKPYKMVKVAEYTNASSNGLWLQPEGYNPSGSFKDNGMATAVTHAKLVGVKKIICASTGNTSASAGMFAANEGMGCDVYIPSGQVAPGKLSQAYQFGAQIINVDGNFDDALQQSLVNASKGSGYTVNSVNPFRIEGQKTIIYRALEYLHWDVPDWIVYPGGALGNTSSCGKAIMELYEWGWIKKIPRIAVINAKGANTLDALYNNDNNPLRWNKGRPNEDMIKKYYQDLDKTGSRPDTKATAIQIGRPANILKALRALEYTNGIVTTVNDSEMLDGMSIVGLNGFDCEMASGASPAGIKKLIKDEVMKKDDRIIGILTGRQKDPSMPVNYHNDASNEFARPPLT
- a CDS encoding Thiolase, with amino-acid sequence MLKAVQSLFASTPTLKSNEIDGVLVSTNENSKYLAAEISESLGIRPKHAHTVENLCSSGSNAIVSAYAYIRAGLADMIMVIGADESNGPGQVLDADISRGRFSHPIYWASLFTASYKRRYGINAEHIATVSAKNHMHAKDNPLALYSKEYSVTDILESKEITSDIHLYECSRICTGASAVLLASQNMIKRLECKNPAWITGVGGETDSASVSHIWDFSSLHSASVAAHDAMNMAKISPDDIDVAEVHDAFAICEPMALEAVKMADRGRGVELSNELYTTRNKMINPRGGLIGSGHPIGATGVAQMAEITAQVTGSAGLRQVQGARIGLVQNMSAAATSSTVLVLNCEL